The genomic region AGTGGTTCGTCCGCGCACACCTCGCCAACGCCGACGGCGAGCTGCCCGGCTAGCCCCGGCCCTCACCGACCCAGCCCTTCCAGGGACCACGAGACCGCCTCCATCGGGGGTGGTCTCGTGCGTGGGGTTGACATGTGACCAATGGGTCACCTATTGTGCGCCAGTGTGGACGAGGTGTTCAGGGCGCTGGGGGACCCGACGAGGCGACAGCTGCTGGACGCGCTGTTCGTCGAGGACGGGCAGACCCTCAGCGGGCTGGAGGCTCGGTTCGAGATGACGCGGTTCGGGGTCGCCAAGCACCTGAAGGTGCTGGAGGAGGCCGGGCTGGTCGTCGTCCGACGGCAGGGGCGAGAGAAGCACCACCATCTCAACCCCGTCCCCATCAGGCTGGTCCACGACCGGTGGGTCAGCAAGTACCGGGAGGGCTGGGCCGGGATGCTCAGCGAGCTCAAGCACGAACTGGAGACCACGATGGAGAAGGTGTACGAGATCTACATCCGCACCACGCCGCAGCGGCTGTGGGAGGCCATCACCGACCCGACGATCCGGGCCAAGTACAACTTCGGGGCCGGAGTCACCTCCGACTGGAAGGTGGGCTCGCCCCTCCGCATGGCCCACCCCGAGGCGGGCGTCGAGCTGGGTGAGGGCGAGGTCCTCGAGGTCGATCCGCCGACCAGGCTCGTCCATTCCCTCCGGGCGCTGTGGAGCGACGACGTCAGGGCCGAGGGCACCTCACGTGTCACGTGGGAGATCGAGCAGGTCGAGGACTCCTGCCGGCTGACCGTCGTGCACGACGAGCTGCGCGAGGACGCCAACGACGAGCTCTACGGCGGCTGGCCCATGATCCTCTCCGGTCTCAAGACCTGGCTGGAGAGCGGTGAGCTGCTGACCACCCCCGGCTCCCTGATGTACTCGTGATGGACTTCCTCATCGAGCTGATCCTGCTGCCCGTGACCGACGTGGACCGGGCGAAGGCCTTCTACGCCGACCGGCTCGGCTGGTCGGTCAAGGTGGACCACCAGCAGAGCGATACCTTCCGGGTCGTGCAGGTGGATCCACCGGGGTCGTCCTGCTCCGCGACGTTCGGCGTCGGCATCACCGAACCCGGCGCCCCGCCCGTGAAGGGCACCCACCTCGTCGTGCGTGACATCGCCGCCGCCCGCGACCTGCTCACTGGCAACGGGGTGGAGGTCAGTGAGATCCGACACATGACCGAGCATGGCTGGCAGCCGGGTGCCGACCCCGAGCACCGGGACTACGCGTCGTTCGCCGACTTCGCCGACCCCGACGACAA from Euzebya rosea harbors:
- a CDS encoding ArsR/SmtB family transcription factor; this encodes MDEVFRALGDPTRRQLLDALFVEDGQTLSGLEARFEMTRFGVAKHLKVLEEAGLVVVRRQGREKHHHLNPVPIRLVHDRWVSKYREGWAGMLSELKHELETTMEKVYEIYIRTTPQRLWEAITDPTIRAKYNFGAGVTSDWKVGSPLRMAHPEAGVELGEGEVLEVDPPTRLVHSLRALWSDDVRAEGTSRVTWEIEQVEDSCRLTVVHDELREDANDELYGGWPMILSGLKTWLESGELLTTPGSLMYS
- a CDS encoding VOC family protein is translated as MDFLIELILLPVTDVDRAKAFYADRLGWSVKVDHQQSDTFRVVQVDPPGSSCSATFGVGITEPGAPPVKGTHLVVRDIAAARDLLTGNGVEVSEIRHMTEHGWQPGADPEHRDYASFADFADPDDNTWVLQEVGHPASAGVTNRPPDVT